A single Paenibacillus sp. FSL R5-0517 DNA region contains:
- the ilvD gene encoding dihydroxy-acid dehydratase: MENKKDLRIRSKVISEGANRVPNRAMLRAVGFQDDDFKKPMIGIASTWSEVTPCNMHINDLAVQAKQGARDNGGAPLIFNTITVSDGISMGHGGMLFSLPSREAIADSIEIVTGAERFDGVVAIGGCDKNTPACLMAIGRMNIPSVYVYGGTIQPGNLDGKKVDIVSAFEAVGQYQDGKITDEQLHKVECSVCPGPGACGGMYTANTMAAAAEAMGMCLPGSSSTSAISADKASECEAAGKQVISLLEQEIYPRDIMTKKAFENAITVVMALGGSTNAFLHLLAIAHSVEVDLTLDDFEHIRLRVPHLADLKPSGQYVMQDLNDIGGVSGVMKLLLAEGLLHGDCLTVTGKTLAENLAEAAPLPNDQEIIRPLDNPLKPDGPLVVLRGNLAPEGAVAKMSGMKIQQFSGPTKVYDSEDEATVAIMNDEIKEGDVVVIRYCGPKGGPGMPEMLSVTALIVGKGLGGKVALITDGRFSGGSHGFVVGHVSPEAQVGGPIALLQNGDMITINSDIQEMKVEVSEEELAARAEAWVQPPLKVKSGVLGKYAKLVSSASKGAVTDSMD; encoded by the coding sequence ATGGAGAATAAAAAAGATCTTCGTATTCGAAGCAAGGTAATCAGTGAAGGTGCTAACCGTGTACCGAACAGAGCCATGCTGCGTGCAGTTGGTTTTCAGGATGATGATTTTAAAAAGCCAATGATTGGAATAGCGAGTACGTGGAGTGAGGTAACGCCGTGTAATATGCACATCAATGATTTGGCGGTACAAGCTAAGCAGGGCGCACGTGATAACGGCGGTGCTCCACTGATTTTTAATACGATTACCGTTTCGGATGGAATTTCGATGGGGCACGGCGGGATGTTGTTCTCGCTGCCAAGTCGGGAAGCTATCGCTGATTCGATTGAAATTGTGACCGGAGCGGAGCGATTTGACGGCGTTGTTGCAATCGGTGGCTGTGACAAGAATACACCCGCATGTCTGATGGCTATTGGACGCATGAACATTCCTTCCGTTTATGTATATGGGGGAACCATTCAACCAGGTAATCTCGACGGCAAAAAAGTGGATATCGTTTCCGCTTTTGAAGCCGTTGGTCAATATCAAGATGGCAAAATAACAGATGAACAGTTGCATAAAGTAGAATGCAGTGTTTGCCCAGGTCCAGGCGCTTGCGGAGGCATGTATACCGCTAATACGATGGCAGCCGCTGCAGAAGCAATGGGGATGTGTTTACCTGGTTCTTCTTCGACATCAGCCATTTCAGCGGATAAAGCATCGGAATGCGAAGCAGCCGGTAAGCAGGTCATCTCACTGCTTGAACAAGAGATTTATCCAAGAGACATTATGACGAAGAAAGCATTTGAGAATGCGATCACTGTTGTTATGGCTCTGGGGGGATCAACTAACGCATTTCTCCATCTGCTAGCTATTGCGCACTCGGTAGAAGTCGATTTAACTTTGGATGATTTTGAGCACATTCGCCTGCGTGTTCCTCATTTGGCGGATCTGAAGCCAAGTGGTCAATATGTAATGCAGGACTTGAACGATATCGGTGGCGTTTCAGGGGTAATGAAGCTATTGCTTGCTGAGGGATTACTTCATGGGGATTGCCTCACGGTAACAGGCAAAACGTTGGCGGAGAATTTAGCGGAAGCTGCTCCACTTCCGAATGATCAAGAGATTATACGTCCGCTCGATAATCCGCTGAAGCCAGATGGACCATTAGTTGTGCTTCGCGGAAACCTCGCTCCTGAAGGCGCTGTTGCAAAAATGTCAGGTATGAAGATACAACAGTTCTCTGGCCCAACTAAGGTGTATGATAGCGAAGATGAGGCGACAGTAGCGATTATGAATGATGAAATTAAAGAAGGCGATGTCGTGGTCATACGTTACTGTGGTCCGAAGGGTGGACCAGGTATGCCAGAGATGCTTTCCGTAACAGCACTCATCGTAGGCAAAGGACTCGGTGGGAAAGTTGCTCTCATTACAGATGGTCGATTCTCGGGTGGCTCGCATGGATTTGTAGTCGGCCATGTATCACCTGAAGCACAGGTAGGTGGACCGATCGCTTTGCTCCAAAATGGGGATATGATCACCATTAACAGTGACATCCAGGAGATGAAGGTTGAGGTGTCAGAAGAAGAGTTAGCCGCTCGAGCGGAAGCGTGGGTACAACCTCCGCTGAAAGTAAAATCTGGTGTACTGGGCAAATATGCCAAATTAGTTTCATCTGCTTCCAAAGGGGCAGTAACCGATTCGATGGATTAA
- a CDS encoding glycoside hydrolase family 43 protein → MNQQQLPKPHQPLVTHIFTADPSAHVYEGKIYIYPSHDLDHDEPSNDNGDQYKMEDYHVLSMDNFDSPVVDHGEALHLRDIPWASKQLWAPDAAYKNNTYYLFFPARDHDGIFRLGVATSESPAGPFTPQPNYMEGSFSIDPAVLVDDDNQSYIYFGGLWGGQLEKWQTGSFVPDAEGPAPDQPALGPQVAVLSDDMLSFQGKPAEISIVDEDGNPILAGDEDRRYFEGPWMHKYNGYYYLSYSTGTTHKLVYAIGKNPMGPFTFKGEILSPVIGWTTHHSIVQVEDKWYLFYHDSSLSEGVNHKRCVKYSELKYNEDGTIQKINPYPDGE, encoded by the coding sequence ATGAATCAACAACAACTACCTAAGCCTCACCAGCCGCTCGTAACCCACATCTTCACTGCTGACCCGTCCGCCCATGTCTACGAGGGCAAAATCTACATCTATCCTTCCCATGACCTCGATCATGATGAGCCGAGCAACGATAACGGCGACCAGTATAAAATGGAAGACTACCATGTTCTCTCAATGGACAACTTCGATTCCCCGGTGGTCGATCACGGTGAAGCACTGCATCTGAGAGATATTCCATGGGCCTCCAAGCAGCTCTGGGCACCGGACGCCGCTTACAAGAACAATACCTATTACCTGTTCTTCCCGGCACGGGACCATGACGGCATCTTCCGTCTGGGTGTGGCAACATCAGAGTCTCCGGCAGGCCCGTTCACGCCGCAGCCGAATTATATGGAAGGCAGCTTCAGTATCGATCCGGCCGTATTGGTGGATGACGACAATCAGTCATACATCTATTTCGGCGGACTCTGGGGTGGCCAGCTGGAGAAGTGGCAGACTGGCAGCTTCGTGCCAGATGCAGAAGGACCGGCTCCTGACCAGCCGGCGCTTGGACCGCAAGTTGCCGTGCTTAGCGACGACATGCTGTCCTTCCAGGGCAAGCCTGCTGAGATATCAATTGTCGATGAAGACGGGAATCCGATTCTGGCGGGGGATGAGGACCGGAGATATTTTGAAGGACCGTGGATGCATAAATATAACGGATATTACTACCTGTCTTACTCTACAGGCACCACACATAAGCTCGTATATGCGATCGGCAAGAATCCGATGGGACCATTCACGTTCAAGGGCGAGATTCTATCTCCGGTTATCGGCTGGACAACACACCACTCCATTGTGCAAGTTGAAGACAAGTGGTATTTGTTCTATCACGACAGCTCCCTGTCGGAAGGGGTCAACCACAAGCGGTGCGTTAAATATTCCGAGCTGAAATACAACGAAGACGGAACGATTCAGAAGATCAATCCTTATCCGGACGGTGAGTAA
- a CDS encoding DinB family protein, whose translation MSNFVADQLGFVRRQTVDYVRDIVDSASEIIPTGLKNNIKWNLGHMYVIHEKFAFQLSGEETKYPAHFSKLFDPGTKPSDWNIEPPTMAQLIDLLTEQIERVETILSGKLKEEINPHYKSSTGLTFTNVEQLLSFLIYHEAMHFATIKNIKSIIDS comes from the coding sequence ATGAGCAATTTTGTCGCTGATCAATTGGGATTTGTTCGCCGTCAGACAGTTGATTATGTGAGGGATATAGTTGACTCTGCCTCGGAAATCATTCCAACTGGTTTGAAAAACAATATAAAATGGAATCTAGGCCACATGTATGTAATACATGAGAAGTTCGCGTTCCAACTTTCTGGGGAAGAAACCAAATATCCTGCTCATTTTAGCAAGTTGTTTGATCCAGGAACTAAACCGTCTGACTGGAATATAGAGCCTCCAACGATGGCACAGCTAATCGACTTGTTAACTGAACAAATTGAAAGGGTTGAAACGATACTTTCAGGCAAATTGAAAGAAGAAATCAATCCCCATTACAAGTCTTCTACAGGACTTACCTTTACAAATGTAGAACAATTACTGAGTTTTCTGATTTACCATGAAGCCATGCACTTTGCAACAATTAAAAATATCAAGAGCATTATTGACAGTTAG
- a CDS encoding TetR/AcrR family transcriptional regulator, protein MTRTVFEKADVIPLVAEVFRELGYEGASLSKITARTRLSKGSLYYFFPGGKDEMAAEILAHIDQWFIKNIFEPLEKNEPRAAIEHMWQEVDTYFQSGQRICLIGAFALDETRDRFAAVIRQYFIRWIEAFSAALVQTGISKETADQISEETIASIQGGLILSRALNDESFFERTLANLSQRVSTHVSKSNSAN, encoded by the coding sequence ATGACTCGTACTGTTTTTGAAAAAGCGGATGTCATCCCTCTCGTTGCTGAGGTATTTCGTGAATTAGGTTATGAGGGCGCATCTTTGAGTAAAATTACAGCCCGTACTCGTCTATCTAAAGGAAGCTTGTATTATTTCTTTCCGGGTGGAAAAGATGAGATGGCTGCTGAAATTCTTGCCCATATTGATCAATGGTTTATCAAGAACATTTTTGAACCGCTCGAAAAGAATGAACCCCGGGCAGCCATTGAACATATGTGGCAAGAGGTCGATACTTATTTTCAATCCGGTCAGCGTATATGCCTTATTGGTGCATTCGCATTGGACGAAACAAGAGATCGATTCGCTGCTGTCATTCGGCAATATTTTATAAGATGGATTGAAGCCTTCAGCGCGGCACTAGTTCAAACAGGTATCTCTAAAGAGACTGCTGACCAAATTTCAGAGGAAACCATTGCCAGTATTCAAGGGGGATTAATTCTGAGTAGAGCTCTTAATGATGAATCCTTTTTTGAACGTACGTTGGCAAATCTGTCACAACGGGTCTCAACTCATGTTTCCAAAAGCAACTCTGCTAACTGA
- a CDS encoding nuclear transport factor 2 family protein, which yields MNNLTPPFTLETAIQKTRMAEDSWNSRDPQRVSLVYTEDCYWRNRSEFITGRQEIVSLLTRKWAKELEYRLIKELWSFTDNRIAVRFAYEWRDDSGNWFRSYGNENWEFAEDGLMQRRFASINDMPIKEEERKFHWPLGTRPADHPSLSELNL from the coding sequence ATGAATAATTTAACTCCCCCATTCACTCTTGAGACAGCAATCCAAAAAACGCGTATGGCTGAAGACAGCTGGAATAGCCGAGATCCTCAGCGCGTCTCACTTGTGTATACTGAGGATTGTTATTGGAGAAATCGGAGCGAATTTATAACAGGCCGCCAAGAAATTGTATCTTTACTAACTCGGAAATGGGCCAAAGAACTGGAATACCGCCTGATCAAGGAACTTTGGTCATTTACGGATAACCGTATTGCCGTTAGATTTGCATATGAATGGCGTGATGATAGTGGCAATTGGTTCAGATCGTATGGAAACGAGAATTGGGAATTTGCTGAGGACGGCTTGATGCAGCGCAGATTTGCCTCGATTAATGACATGCCGATTAAGGAAGAGGAACGTAAATTTCATTGGCCTCTCGGCACGCGCCCCGCTGATCACCCAAGCCTAAGTGAGTTAAACCTATGA
- a CDS encoding alpha/beta hydrolase — protein sequence MTKVNVGAENEQAIELYYEDHGAGKPIILIHGWPLSGRSWEKQVPALIEAGYRVITYDRRGFGQSSQPWDGYDYDSFASDLHKLILHLDLRDATLVGFSMGGGEVARYVGTYGTERVSKAVFAGAVPPYLYITEDNPEGGLDDATIAEFQNGVKADRLAFLDGFTSNFFAAGDRTDLVSEPFRIYNRDIAALASPKGTLDCIAAFALTDFRQDLEKFNIPTLVIHGDSDAIVPLEVSGQRTHESIPGSRLVVVEGGPHGFNATHSEQFNAALIEFLQD from the coding sequence ATGACAAAAGTGAATGTAGGCGCTGAGAATGAACAAGCAATTGAACTCTATTATGAAGATCATGGTGCGGGAAAACCAATTATTCTGATTCATGGCTGGCCTTTGAGTGGGCGATCCTGGGAGAAGCAAGTTCCTGCCCTAATTGAAGCAGGCTACCGTGTTATCACATATGACCGTCGTGGATTCGGTCAGTCTTCTCAACCTTGGGATGGTTATGACTATGATTCATTTGCTTCGGATTTGCATAAATTGATACTTCACCTTGATCTGCGTGATGCCACATTAGTCGGATTCTCCATGGGTGGCGGCGAAGTTGCACGTTATGTGGGAACCTACGGGACAGAACGCGTTTCTAAAGCCGTATTTGCGGGAGCGGTCCCTCCCTATCTCTATATAACCGAAGACAATCCTGAAGGCGGATTGGATGATGCAACGATTGCAGAGTTCCAAAACGGGGTAAAAGCGGATCGGCTAGCATTCCTGGATGGTTTTACAAGCAACTTTTTCGCTGCTGGAGACCGCACAGATCTTGTGAGCGAACCATTCCGTATTTATAACCGTGATATTGCAGCTCTGGCTTCACCTAAAGGCACACTGGATTGTATTGCTGCCTTTGCCCTTACGGATTTCCGTCAGGATCTGGAGAAGTTCAACATTCCTACACTGGTTATCCATGGTGATTCCGATGCCATCGTGCCTTTGGAGGTGAGCGGACAACGTACTCATGAATCCATCCCTGGCAGCCGTCTGGTCGTTGTTGAAGGTGGACCACACGGTTTCAATGCGACCCATTCTGAACAATTTAATGCAGCATTGATCGAATTTTTGCAAGATTAA
- a CDS encoding TetR/AcrR family transcriptional regulator, with amino-acid sequence MAETKIDPRIIRTRRLIMDGFIHVLKNKEFKDITIHDITEEATVNRATFYYHFIDKYDLLEKVIKEGFMTTVYNEIVEYRELNQTTIINVFLSIINFQVDLSKQCRSGFETFKTTIEVIIQKELELLFYQMLLKQHSTDSDESLRIAAVMLSWGIFGASVDWQHNNTVPPEEYIKSAIPYVMHGLDFLHSR; translated from the coding sequence ATGGCTGAAACAAAAATAGATCCACGTATTATTCGAACACGTAGATTAATCATGGATGGATTTATTCACGTTTTAAAGAACAAAGAATTTAAGGATATCACCATCCATGATATTACGGAAGAAGCAACAGTAAATCGTGCCACCTTCTATTATCACTTCATTGATAAATATGATTTATTGGAAAAAGTAATAAAAGAGGGATTCATGACCACTGTGTATAATGAAATCGTTGAGTATAGAGAGCTAAATCAAACAACGATCATAAATGTTTTCCTGTCCATCATAAATTTTCAAGTGGATTTATCAAAACAGTGTCGAAGCGGCTTCGAGACTTTTAAGACAACAATTGAAGTCATAATACAAAAAGAACTAGAACTTTTATTTTACCAAATGTTATTAAAACAACATTCCACAGACAGCGATGAATCACTGAGAATTGCAGCAGTCATGTTAAGTTGGGGAATTTTCGGGGCTTCAGTTGATTGGCAACACAATAACACTGTGCCACCAGAAGAATATATAAAATCGGCTATTCCTTACGTTATGCACGGACTTGATTTCCTTCATTCAAGATGA
- a CDS encoding FMN-dependent NADH-azoreductase, translating into MTSVLFIKANNRPAEQAVSVQMYDTFLKTYKERNPQDTIIELDLYSAELPYYGNETISGLYKNAQGLEATAEERLAAEIANRYLDEFLSVDKVVFAFPLWNLTVPAPLITYLSYLLQAGKTFRYTAEGQPEGLIGDKKFALLNARGSDFSSEEVAPLDMGLNYVKNIIGLLFGIKNPESVVIEGHAKYRDQAAEIIESGLKKTAELAARF; encoded by the coding sequence ATGACAAGTGTATTATTCATCAAAGCTAACAACAGACCAGCAGAACAAGCTGTGAGCGTTCAAATGTACGATACTTTTCTGAAAACATACAAGGAGCGCAATCCGCAGGACACCATCATAGAACTCGACCTTTACAGTGCGGAGCTGCCGTATTACGGCAATGAGACCATCTCGGGACTTTATAAGAATGCTCAGGGATTGGAAGCCACTGCGGAAGAACGGCTGGCTGCGGAAATCGCGAACCGTTACTTGGACGAATTCCTGTCCGTGGACAAAGTCGTTTTCGCATTCCCTTTATGGAACTTAACAGTTCCGGCCCCTCTCATCACTTATCTTTCCTATTTGTTGCAAGCAGGGAAAACGTTCAGATACACGGCAGAAGGGCAACCCGAAGGGCTGATTGGGGACAAAAAATTTGCTCTTCTCAATGCGCGCGGCAGTGACTTCTCATCGGAAGAAGTGGCCCCGTTGGACATGGGTTTAAACTACGTCAAGAATATAATCGGATTATTGTTTGGTATTAAAAATCCAGAGAGCGTCGTTATTGAAGGACATGCTAAATATCGGGACCAAGCTGCGGAGATTATCGAATCCGGATTGAAAAAAACGGCTGAACTGGCGGCAAGATTCTAA
- a CDS encoding VOC family protein, giving the protein MKNVIFQGTIEHSGFVVPNIEVAVEFFTNILGFEVLFRPKGMQFEDDSLKRCFGVHENSVVEGAAFLQYGGRKIELVQWSTPDQQNVHLKPSDIGVAHLAITVTNLEEALKYFAEQSDVKVRELSPLGFFYITTSWGMEIQIMKQMPGTESILEHS; this is encoded by the coding sequence ATGAAAAATGTAATTTTCCAAGGCACAATAGAACATTCGGGATTTGTAGTACCCAATATTGAAGTAGCAGTTGAATTCTTCACTAACATTTTGGGTTTTGAAGTCTTGTTCCGGCCAAAAGGAATGCAATTTGAAGACGATAGTTTAAAGAGGTGCTTCGGGGTTCACGAGAATTCCGTTGTGGAAGGGGCAGCATTTTTACAATACGGGGGTAGAAAGATTGAATTGGTTCAATGGTCGACGCCAGATCAACAGAATGTTCACCTAAAACCCAGTGATATCGGTGTAGCTCATCTAGCTATTACAGTTACCAATTTAGAAGAGGCTTTGAAGTATTTCGCAGAACAGTCTGATGTTAAAGTTAGAGAGCTGAGCCCTCTTGGATTTTTCTATATAACAACTTCATGGGGGATGGAGATTCAAATAATGAAACAGATGCCAGGCACAGAAAGTATTCTTGAACACTCTTAA
- a CDS encoding oxidoreductase: MTRQTGKSGEIGHTGFTDANVPDQSGKCFIVTGANTGIGFEVSQVLAARGARVLLACRNETKAKEAMDRIRMKTPGADLAFLPLDLADLESVRSAAELASKEPRVDVLINNAGVQGSKLRHTVQGFELTFGVNHLGCFALTTLLLPKLMETPGSRIVVTSSGQHKDAKIEWDDLNAEKSYKWLPRYGASKLANMLFVFELDRRLRAAGSPVTVVACHPGLVGTDLGRDNMAGKVMMPLIGLFFAKPAMGAWGALHAASGKIKPGGYYGPSGLGELRGPSRECSCSEQARDPKLAKQLWDISVDMTGIDPGLPPVN, from the coding sequence TTGACACGCCAAACGGGCAAAAGCGGAGAAATCGGTCACACAGGATTTACGGATGCCAATGTACCTGACCAGTCGGGCAAATGCTTCATCGTCACCGGGGCCAATACTGGAATTGGCTTCGAAGTATCGCAAGTACTGGCAGCGCGAGGTGCACGGGTGCTGCTGGCCTGCCGCAACGAAACGAAGGCCAAAGAAGCCATGGATCGGATTCGGATGAAGACCCCCGGAGCTGACCTAGCTTTCCTGCCGCTCGACCTGGCGGACCTGGAGAGTGTGCGGAGTGCAGCCGAATTGGCTTCCAAGGAGCCGCGCGTCGATGTATTGATCAACAATGCCGGCGTACAGGGTTCGAAGCTGAGGCATACAGTGCAAGGCTTCGAGCTGACGTTCGGTGTCAATCACCTCGGTTGCTTCGCGCTCACCACACTGTTGCTGCCCAAGCTCATGGAAACGCCTGGGTCGCGCATCGTCGTCACAAGTAGCGGTCAACACAAAGACGCGAAAATCGAATGGGACGATCTTAATGCAGAAAAGAGCTACAAATGGCTCCCACGCTATGGCGCGAGTAAGCTCGCGAATATGCTCTTCGTCTTCGAGTTGGACCGGCGGCTACGGGCTGCGGGATCACCTGTAACAGTCGTGGCCTGTCACCCGGGCCTTGTGGGAACGGACCTTGGACGCGATAACATGGCTGGCAAAGTGATGATGCCGTTGATCGGCCTATTCTTTGCCAAACCTGCCATGGGTGCCTGGGGCGCGTTGCACGCAGCCTCAGGGAAGATAAAGCCAGGCGGCTATTACGGACCGTCAGGATTAGGCGAGTTGCGGGGACCTTCCCGCGAATGCTCCTGCTCCGAGCAGGCGCGAGATCCGAAGCTTGCCAAGCAACTGTGGGATATATCCGTCGACATGACAGGGATCGATCCCGGCTTGCCTCCTGTAAACTGA
- a CDS encoding PucR family transcriptional regulator, with translation MQLTIEDALAVYPLSEGKLAAGKKGISRTISSINLMDAPDVINWMKEGELLLTTAYAIRDSPEEFVNLLQKLNERGASGLGIKLGRYWAEIPEIALLEADRLGLPLIELPFQFTFSEQITALYQSEFQRDTRRLNELLETQKKLVDFAMQADEYTNYFQSITSILGVPLAIVTSEGQTLYNMTRCSDMELLSDWPWNQDNRFYKSASNLLYRVPLLKNGKSYGYLLIQTENLLEAHEMEGIFHQAAVILSYHLEVIQNQEATAAGSRLGTAMERYLKGNASLKTVLEFAEALGSTFWSTPYVCMVSSSRADAWDHEIQRRKLREIQNRLQDHPKTSSLESHHFYVMNRIYSLFPLLEEEAKDRRKYEDSVRLYADLMHSWDHGTRTCFISKVRTGMEEFIDGFRECGDAERISTELGLSEPIVMFADLEFIYLFKHIPQEVMIRYCSYLFRPLLDKEEEYTSEMMHTLEAYFANNGQVNETARELYIHRNTVLYRLEKISGLLNLDLKNTDHLLLLKLGLMFRHLMSPERQI, from the coding sequence ATGCAATTGACGATAGAAGATGCGTTGGCGGTGTACCCGTTATCGGAAGGCAAGTTGGCAGCCGGTAAAAAAGGAATTTCTCGAACGATTAGCTCCATCAATTTGATGGATGCGCCGGATGTGATCAACTGGATGAAAGAAGGGGAACTCTTGTTGACTACAGCGTATGCGATTAGGGATTCACCCGAGGAATTTGTTAATTTGCTGCAAAAGCTGAATGAACGTGGGGCCTCCGGACTTGGCATCAAGCTTGGTCGATATTGGGCCGAAATACCAGAGATAGCCCTGCTGGAAGCTGATCGGCTGGGCCTGCCCCTAATTGAGCTGCCTTTTCAATTCACCTTTTCCGAGCAGATCACTGCTCTCTACCAATCCGAGTTCCAACGCGATACGCGCCGGCTGAATGAATTGCTTGAAACACAGAAGAAGCTGGTTGATTTTGCGATGCAGGCGGATGAGTACACCAATTATTTTCAAAGTATCACAAGCATTTTAGGGGTTCCTTTAGCCATTGTTACCTCTGAAGGACAGACCTTGTATAATATGACCCGCTGTTCCGATATGGAGCTATTGAGCGATTGGCCCTGGAATCAGGACAATCGGTTTTACAAGTCGGCGAGCAACTTATTGTATCGGGTGCCCCTGCTGAAAAACGGAAAGTCATACGGCTACTTGCTGATACAAACTGAAAACCTGCTCGAAGCACATGAAATGGAGGGCATTTTTCACCAAGCTGCCGTTATTCTTTCCTATCATCTGGAGGTCATCCAGAATCAGGAGGCAACTGCAGCAGGTAGTCGTCTTGGCACGGCCATGGAACGTTACTTAAAGGGGAACGCCTCTTTAAAAACGGTGCTTGAATTTGCCGAAGCATTGGGCAGCACATTTTGGAGCACGCCTTACGTATGCATGGTATCTTCCTCAAGAGCGGATGCTTGGGACCATGAAATTCAGAGGCGCAAACTGAGGGAGATTCAGAATAGGCTTCAGGATCATCCCAAAACGTCCTCCTTGGAATCCCATCATTTTTATGTGATGAATCGCATATATTCACTCTTCCCCCTTCTAGAAGAAGAGGCCAAGGATCGAAGGAAGTATGAGGATTCGGTACGTTTGTATGCGGATTTGATGCATTCATGGGACCACGGAACAAGGACATGTTTTATCAGTAAAGTAAGAACGGGAATGGAGGAGTTCATCGACGGCTTCCGGGAGTGCGGGGATGCTGAGAGAATCAGTACGGAGCTTGGTTTAAGCGAACCGATTGTCATGTTTGCTGACCTGGAATTTATTTATCTCTTCAAACATATTCCACAGGAGGTCATGATCAGGTATTGCTCTTATTTATTCCGTCCTCTACTGGACAAAGAAGAGGAATACACCAGCGAGATGATGCACACACTTGAAGCCTATTTCGCCAACAACGGTCAAGTGAATGAAACTGCACGTGAGTTATATATCCATCGCAACACCGTACTGTACAGACTGGAGAAAATTTCGGGGCTGCTGAATCTGGATTTAAAGAATACCGATCATCTGCTGCTCTTAAAGCTGGGACTTATGTTTAGGCATTTAATGTCTCCGGAGAGACAAATTTAA
- a CDS encoding ABC transporter ATP-binding protein gives MQLTQNQQAAAQKDSRSMLVIDDVGKIYPNGTVAVQHANLHVGEGEFLCFVGPSGCGKSTIFNMIAGLTEPTSGHLTVLGTSPKEARKQNEIAFVFQEHTLLPWAKLIDNVTMPLTLRGVSKKERITEGERVLELVGLKDYMKVLPRELSGGMKMRVSIARALISRPKLLLMDEPFGALDEITRQTLQNELLNIWEQDKKMSVLFITHNVFESVFLSTKVVVMTPRPGKISDFIDIPFAYPRDDEFRTQPEFGEYVRSVSNVLNH, from the coding sequence ATGCAGCTCACCCAAAATCAACAGGCAGCGGCCCAAAAGGACAGTCGTTCCATGCTTGTAATCGATGATGTCGGCAAAATCTACCCCAATGGCACTGTAGCTGTGCAGCATGCGAATCTGCATGTGGGGGAAGGAGAATTCCTATGTTTTGTCGGTCCTTCCGGTTGCGGGAAATCTACCATTTTCAATATGATTGCCGGTTTGACGGAACCGACCTCCGGTCATCTGACCGTGCTGGGTACTTCCCCAAAGGAAGCACGCAAACAGAATGAAATTGCCTTTGTATTTCAGGAGCATACCCTGCTCCCGTGGGCCAAGCTGATTGATAATGTCACCATGCCTCTTACTTTGCGTGGTGTATCCAAAAAGGAGCGGATTACCGAAGGGGAGCGGGTTCTAGAGTTGGTAGGCCTGAAGGATTATATGAAAGTGCTGCCCCGTGAGTTGTCAGGCGGAATGAAGATGAGAGTATCTATTGCACGAGCGTTGATATCTCGTCCCAAGCTGCTGTTAATGGACGAACCGTTTGGCGCGCTTGATGAAATTACCAGGCAGACGCTGCAGAATGAACTGCTAAATATTTGGGAACAGGACAAGAAGATGTCGGTTCTGTTCATTACGCATAACGTGTTCGAAAGTGTGTTCCTATCAACAAAAGTCGTGGTGATGACGCCTCGTCCCGGTAAAATTTCGGATTTCATTGATATTCCGTTTGCCTATCCGAGGGATGATGAATTCCGGACCCAACCTGAATTCGGTGAATATGTACGCAGCGTGTCCAATGTACTGAATCATTGA